The stretch of DNA GGCCGCTACCGCGCGCGGGACGGCCGGGCGGTGGAGATCGTGGCGGCGGCGGGCGGGCCGGTGCTGCTGGTCGCGGGGCAGGAGCCGCTGCGGTGCTTCGCGCTCTCCGAGCAGGAGTTGGTGGCGGAGGAGCTGGCCCTGGCGGTCCGGCTGGACGAGCGCGGCGGGGTGCGGCTGGAGCAGGGCGGCACGGTGCTGGAGTACGCCCGGGTGGGGGAGTAGCCGGCCGCCTGCCGCACGCCGGGCGGGCGACCGCCCGTTCGCGGCGGGGATGCCCGAAGGCCCCGCACCCGTGTGTGGGTGCGGGGCCTTCGGGGCCGGGCCCGGGGCTGGTCGCGATGCCCTCGTCGACCGCTGGGTCCCGGTGCCCGCGCGCCCTGTCCCTTGGCGCGCGGGGTGGGCGTCTCGTCAGACGCCGGCCTTGGTGGGCTCCGGGGTGCTGGCCGGGGCCGGGGTGGGGAGGGCGGGCTTGATGCGGCGGATGGCGAAGGGGACCAGGCCGGCGATCAGGCACATGACGCCCGCCGTCCAGAACGCGCTCTTGTAGGCGTCCAGGGTGGGCAGCGGGATCGGCAGGCCCTTGATGGTGTCACCGGTGAGGATGGCGGCCATCACGGCGGTGCCGATGGCGCCACCGACGGTGCGCAGCACGGCGTTCATGCCGTTGGCGATGCCGGACTGCTCGGCCGGGACGGCGCCGTTGATGTAGGCGGGCATGGCCGCGTAGGCCAGGCCGACGCCGAGACCGAACACCGCGGAGGCGAGGTAGATGTCGCCCTCGGCGCTGTGGCGCAGGGCCAGGTAGGCCATCGAGACCGCGCCGAGCGCGCCGCCGAGCACCAGCGGCAGACGCGGGCCGCGGCGGCCGATCAGCAGGGCACCGACCGGGGCGGCGAGCATCGAGCCGACGGCGGAGGGCAGCAGCATGACGCCGGCGTGCAGCACGGTGGCGGTGAAGCCGTAGTGGGTGAACTTCTGCGGGGTCTGGGCGAAGTTGCTGATGACCATGAAGGAGCCGTACATCCCGAAGCCGATCAGCAGGCCGGAGATGTTGGTGAAGGCGACGGCCGGGCGGGCCATCATCTTCATGTCGACCAGCGGGTGCTTGACCTTGACCTCGATGATGATCCAGACCAGCGCGACGACGGCCGCGACGGCGAACAGGCCGAGGGTCTTGGTGGCCGTCCAGCCCCACTCGTTGCCCTGGCTGACGGCGATCAGCAGCGCGGAGAGCCAGCCGGCCAGGGTGATCGCGCCGAGCGGGTCGGCGCCGCCGTCCTTGTCGACGACCGGGTCCTTCGGGACGCGCAGGGCGACCAGGGCCACCGCGACCAGGCCGAAGATCAGGCCCATCCAGAAGATGGACTTGTAGCTCCAGTGCTCGAGCAGCAGACCGGTGGCGACCAGGCCGAGGCCGGAGCCGACGCCCATCGAGGCGGAGATGGCGGCGACGCCGCCGGTGACCTTCTCGCGGGGCAGCTCGTCGCGGACGATGCTGATGGCCAGCGGCAGCACGCCACCGCCGGCGCCCTGCAGGACGCGGGCGACGACCAGCCAGGTGAAGGAGTGGGTGCCGACCGCGAGGGCGGAGCCCGCGACCAGGCCGGCCAGCGAGATCAGCAGCATCGGCTTGCGGCCGCGCAGGTCGCCGAAGCGGCCGAGCAGCGGGGTCAGCACGGCGGCGGAGAGCAGGTTGGCCGTCATCAGCCAGGTGATGTTGGAGCCGGTGACGTTCAGCTCCTTGGCCAGCGAGGGCAGGATCGGGACGACCGCGGTCTGCACCACGCTGAACGCCAGCATGGCCAGGATCAGGGCCGGGAGCACGCGGGTGCTGCTCGGCTTGGCGGCCGCGGCGGTGGGCTGTGGTGCCTCACTCACGGTGGTTTCCTCCGGTTCGAGCCCGCCGTCGGTGGTCGATTCAGACGGGCAATGGTGAATGAACTGAAGTAACCATGCACCCCGATAGTTCAGTGTGTCAAATATCGACCGGTGAACCTTCGAGGCGCACCGCTGAGGACACGTCACGGGCCCCGGCCCCGCCGAAGCGGGGCCGGGGCCCGTGGGGTGGATCAGCCCAGGTGGCCGGGGTCGGTCGGCGGCGGGGAGTCGGCCAGCTGGCCGAAGTCGGCGCCCGGGTCGTCCTGGATCTCCACCTGCTCGCGGCGGAGCTCCTCGCGGACCACGTGGTCGTCGGTGTAGCGCTCGACCACCAGGCGCACCCGCTCGATCGGCACCAGGTACTTGTGCACCACCGGCCGCTCCTCCTGAAGGGTCACCTCCTCGACCGCCTCGGCGATCTCCTCCTGGGTGAGCGCGTCGCGCTCGCCGTCGCTGACCGGCACCCGCTCGACCCGGACGCGCTCGCGGACCACGGGCACGTGCCGCTCGACGGTCTCGCTGGTGACGTACTTGCGCAGCCGGGCGGTGTAGGTGACCTGCCACTCGGTGGTGATGTCGAGCCGCTCCTCGCGGCAGGTGATCTCCACCGGGCCGCTCGGGGCGCTGGTCGCCGCCGAGGGCGCGGGGGCCGCCGGGCGTTCGAGGGTGGGGGAGGCGGTGGAGTTGACCGGCCGCATCGGGGCGGCGGGGGCGGTCTTGTCGTGGTCGCGGACGGGGGTGGTGAACGCCATGGGGGTCGCCTCGGGCATCAACGGAGCGGGTGAAGGAGTAGGGGGCGGGGGAGTCGGGGCGGCGGCGGGAGCCGGGGCCTGGGTGGTGGCCGCAGCGGCGGCGGCGGTCCTGACGGTGCCGAAGTCGTGGTCGGCGGCCGGGGTGCCGTTCGCGGCGGGGGGAGCGGCGGGGGTGCCGGTGGTCTCCAGCCCGTAGTAGCGGTAGAGCTGGAGCTCCTGGGCCGGGGAGAGGTGCTGGCCCACGCCGAAGTCGGGCGACTCCTTGATCAGGGCCTTGTCGTACGGGACCTTCAGCTCCTCGCCGGAGAACTCACTGGTGGTCAACGGGACGAAGGCGTCCCGGCCGAAGATCCCGGTCCGGACCGCGGCCCACTCGGGCTCGCCGGTCGCGTCGTCGAGATAGACCTCGTCGACCGTGCCGATCTTGTCACCGTTCCGGTCGACCGCCTTGTGTCCGATCAGGTCGCGCGGATCGATATCGGTCTGCACGTTGTCCTCCAGTACGGGTGCTCCTGGCGAAACTCACTCGGAGGGCGGCCGGCGGAGCTGTCCGACTGCCATCTCATACGAAAAGCCATCAAACGGGTGGCAGCGACCCGGATACCGCCGTCCGGGCAAGGGTTGGGCCGTCCGGGGACAGTGGCGAAAGCCCTCCGCAGACCTGACGGGGCCGGTGATCGCGGCGTGTCGCGCTGGTACCCTGGGCGCGACCGCCGAGCCCGCTCGGGAGAGTCCCCGAACCCCGTGAACTGCGGAGATCGAGGCGCCGAAGGAGCAAACCCTCCCCGGAATCTCTCAGGCATCCGTACCGTGTGGGATAGGTCACTCTGGAAAGCAGGGCAGTGTCGACGGCCAGGGAGCCGACGCCACTACCCTCACCGACGGTGCAAGCCGACGGGGCGCTCCGGCGCCGCGTGCGGGCGAAGCTCTCAGGTACCGATGACAGAGGGGGAGGCCTGTCGGGTCGTACCCGGAGAGCCGTCGCTGCCCCACAGCGGCAATGGGCCCTCAGGTGTGCGCACCCCCGCCGGTCCGTGACCAGGAGGCCCCGCCCCCCATGAACGCCCAGCCGACCACCGCAGCGACGCTCACCGAGCTCGAGCAGGCCAGCCCCTTCGAGTCCCGCCACATCGGCCCCGACGCCGCCGCGCAGGAGAAGATGCTGGCGTTCGTCGGTTACGGCTCGCTCGACGAGCTCGCCGACGCCGCCGTCCCCGAGGCCATCCGCAGCCTCACCGCGCTCGACCTGCCCGCCGGCCGGAGCGAGGCCCAGGTCCTCGCCGAGCTGCGCGAGCTCGCCTCCCGCAACACCGTGCTCCAGCCGATGATCGGCCTGGGCTACTACGGCACCTTCACCCCGCCGGTGATCCTGCGCAACGTGCTGGAGAACCCGGCCTGGTACACCGCCTACACCCCGTACCAGCCGGAGATCTCCCAGGGCCGCCTGGAGGCGCTGCTCAACTTCCAGACCCTGGTCGCCGACCTGACCGGCCTGGCCACCTCCGGCTCCTCGCTGCTCGACGAGGGCACCGCCGCCGCCGAGGCGATGGCGCTTGCCCGCCGGGTGACCAAGGTCAAGGGCGGGGTCTTCCTGGTCGACGCCGACACCCTGCCGCAGACCGTCGCGGTGATCAACACCCGCGCGGTGCCCACCGGTGTCGAGGTGGTCGTGGCCGACCTCTCCGCGGGCATCCCGGCCGAGATCGCCGAGCGCGGCGTCTTCGGCGTGCTGCTCCAGTACCCGGGCGCCTCCGGCGCCGTCCGCGACCTCGCCCCGGTGATCGAGCAGGCCCACGGCCTCGGCGCGGTCGTCGCGGTGGCCGCCGACCTGCTGGCGCTCACCCTGCTCAAGTCGCCCGGCTCGCTCGGCGCCGACATCGCCTGCGGCACCTCGCAGCGCTTCGGCGTGCCGATGGGCTTCGGCGGCCCGCACGCCGGCTACCTGGCCGTCCGCGCCGAGTACGCCCGCAACCTGCCCGGCCGCCTGGTCGGCGTCTCCGTGGACGCCGACGGCAACCGCGCCTACCGCCTGGCCCTGCAGACCCGCGAGCAGCACATCCGCCGCGAGAAGGCCACCTCCAACATCTGTACCGCTCAGGTGCTGCTGGCCGTGATGGCCTCGATGTACGCCGTCTACCACGGCCCCGACGGCCTGGCCGACATCGCCCGCCGCACCCACCGCTACGCGGCCGCGCTGGCCGAGGGCCTGCGCGCCGGCGGCGTCGAGCTGACCAGCGGCGAGTTCTTCGACACCGTCACCGCGCGGGTGCCCGGCAAGGCCGCCGAGGTCGCCGCCGCCGCCCGTGCCAACGGCGTCAACGTCTACCAGGACGGCGCCGACCTGATCTCCGTCTCCTGCGACGAGACCACCACCCGCGAGCACCTGGCCGCCGTCTGGGCCGCCTTCGGCGTGGCCGCCCCGGAGGTCGCCGAGACCGCCGACGCGCTGCCCGCCGCGCTGCTGCGCCAGGACGAGTACCTGACCCACCCGGTCTTCCACAGCCACCGCTCCGAGACCGCCATGCTGCGCTACCTGCGCCGTCTGTCGGACCGGGACTACGCGCTGGACCGCGGCATGATCCCGCTGGGCTCCTGCACCATGAAGCTCAACGCGACCACCGAGATGGAGCCGGTCACCTGGCCCGAGTTCGCCCAGCTGCACCCCTTCGCGCCGATCGACCAGGCGGAAGGTTTCCTCTCCCTGATCCGCGGCCTGGAGCAGCAGCTCGTCGAGGTCACCGGCTACGACGCCGTCTCGATCCAGCCGAACGCCGGCTCCCAGGGCGAGCTGGCCGGCCTGCTGGCCGTCCGCGCCTACCACCACGCCAACGGTGACACCCAGCGCGACGTCTGCCTGATCCCCTCCTCGGCGCACGGCACCAACGCCGCCTCCGCCGTGATGGCCGGCATGCGCGTGGTCGTGGTCAAGACCCTGACCGACGGCGACGTGGACGTCGAGGACCTCAAGGCCAAGATCGAGCAGCACCGCGACCAGCTCTCGGTGCTGATGGTCACCTACCCGTCCACCCACGGCGTGTACGAGACCGAGATCACCAACATCTGCGCCCTGGTGCACGAGGCCGGCGGCCAGGTGTACGTGGACGGCGCCAACCTGAACGCCCTGGTCGGCCTCGCCAAGCCGGGCAAGTTCGGCGCGGACGTCTCGCACCTGAACCTGCACAAGACCTTCTGCATCCCGCACGGCGGCGGCGGCCCGGGCGTCGGCCCGGTCGCGGTGCGCGAGCACCTCGCCCCGTACCTGCCCAACCACCCGCTGCAGCCGGAGGCCGGCCCGGCCACCGGTGTCGGCCCGATCTCGGCCGCCCCCTGGGGCTCCGCCGCGATCCTGCCGATCTCCTGGTCGTACGTGCGCCTGATGGGCGGCGAGGGCCTCAAGCACGCGACCCAGGTCGCCGTGCTGAACGCCAACTACATCGCCAAGCGCCTGGCCCCGCACTTCCCGGTGCTCTACACCGGCCCCGGCGGCCTGGTGGCGCACGAGTGCATCATCGACCTGCGCCCGCTCTCCAAGGAGACCGGCGTGACGGTGGACGACATCGCCAAGCGCCTGATCGACTACGGCTTCCACGCGCCGACCATGTCCTTCCCGGTGGCCGGCACCCTGATGATCGAGCCGACCGAGTCCGAGGACCTGCACGAGATCGACCGCTTCTGCGACGCGATGATCGAGATCCGCGGCGAGATCGAGAAGGTCGGCTCGGGCGAGTGGGCCGCCGAGGACAACCCGCTGCGCAACGCCCCGCACACCGCCGCCACCCTGGCCGGCGAGTGGGCGCACGGCTACTCGCGCCAAGAGGCCGTCTTCCCGGCCGGCGTGAACCCGGCCGACAAGTACT from Kitasatospora sp. MMS16-BH015 encodes:
- the gcvP gene encoding aminomethyl-transferring glycine dehydrogenase yields the protein MNAQPTTAATLTELEQASPFESRHIGPDAAAQEKMLAFVGYGSLDELADAAVPEAIRSLTALDLPAGRSEAQVLAELRELASRNTVLQPMIGLGYYGTFTPPVILRNVLENPAWYTAYTPYQPEISQGRLEALLNFQTLVADLTGLATSGSSLLDEGTAAAEAMALARRVTKVKGGVFLVDADTLPQTVAVINTRAVPTGVEVVVADLSAGIPAEIAERGVFGVLLQYPGASGAVRDLAPVIEQAHGLGAVVAVAADLLALTLLKSPGSLGADIACGTSQRFGVPMGFGGPHAGYLAVRAEYARNLPGRLVGVSVDADGNRAYRLALQTREQHIRREKATSNICTAQVLLAVMASMYAVYHGPDGLADIARRTHRYAAALAEGLRAGGVELTSGEFFDTVTARVPGKAAEVAAAARANGVNVYQDGADLISVSCDETTTREHLAAVWAAFGVAAPEVAETADALPAALLRQDEYLTHPVFHSHRSETAMLRYLRRLSDRDYALDRGMIPLGSCTMKLNATTEMEPVTWPEFAQLHPFAPIDQAEGFLSLIRGLEQQLVEVTGYDAVSIQPNAGSQGELAGLLAVRAYHHANGDTQRDVCLIPSSAHGTNAASAVMAGMRVVVVKTLTDGDVDVEDLKAKIEQHRDQLSVLMVTYPSTHGVYETEITNICALVHEAGGQVYVDGANLNALVGLAKPGKFGADVSHLNLHKTFCIPHGGGGPGVGPVAVREHLAPYLPNHPLQPEAGPATGVGPISAAPWGSAAILPISWSYVRLMGGEGLKHATQVAVLNANYIAKRLAPHFPVLYTGPGGLVAHECIIDLRPLSKETGVTVDDIAKRLIDYGFHAPTMSFPVAGTLMIEPTESEDLHEIDRFCDAMIEIRGEIEKVGSGEWAAEDNPLRNAPHTAATLAGEWAHGYSRQEAVFPAGVNPADKYWPPVSRIDGAYGDRNLVCSCPPLDEYGV
- a CDS encoding PRC and DUF2382 domain-containing protein: MQTDIDPRDLIGHKAVDRNGDKIGTVDEVYLDDATGEPEWAAVRTGIFGRDAFVPLTTSEFSGEELKVPYDKALIKESPDFGVGQHLSPAQELQLYRYYGLETTGTPAAPPAANGTPAADHDFGTVRTAAAAAATTQAPAPAAAPTPPPPTPSPAPLMPEATPMAFTTPVRDHDKTAPAAPMRPVNSTASPTLERPAAPAPSAATSAPSGPVEITCREERLDITTEWQVTYTARLRKYVTSETVERHVPVVRERVRVERVPVSDGERDALTQEEIAEAVEEVTLQEERPVVHKYLVPIERVRLVVERYTDDHVVREELRREQVEIQDDPGADFGQLADSPPPTDPGHLG
- a CDS encoding MFS transporter; translated protein: MSEAPQPTAAAAKPSSTRVLPALILAMLAFSVVQTAVVPILPSLAKELNVTGSNITWLMTANLLSAAVLTPLLGRFGDLRGRKPMLLISLAGLVAGSALAVGTHSFTWLVVARVLQGAGGGVLPLAISIVRDELPREKVTGGVAAISASMGVGSGLGLVATGLLLEHWSYKSIFWMGLIFGLVAVALVALRVPKDPVVDKDGGADPLGAITLAGWLSALLIAVSQGNEWGWTATKTLGLFAVAAVVALVWIIIEVKVKHPLVDMKMMARPAVAFTNISGLLIGFGMYGSFMVISNFAQTPQKFTHYGFTATVLHAGVMLLPSAVGSMLAAPVGALLIGRRGPRLPLVLGGALGAVSMAYLALRHSAEGDIYLASAVFGLGVGLAYAAMPAYINGAVPAEQSGIANGMNAVLRTVGGAIGTAVMAAILTGDTIKGLPIPLPTLDAYKSAFWTAGVMCLIAGLVPFAIRRIKPALPTPAPASTPEPTKAGV